A window of the Zeugodacus cucurbitae isolate PBARC_wt_2022May chromosome 4, idZeuCucr1.2, whole genome shotgun sequence genome harbors these coding sequences:
- the LOC105216324 gene encoding protein max, whose amino-acid sequence MIMSDEERDIDIESDDDNDSDTGAQSSRHASTQNFTQAEKRAHHNALERKRRDHIKESFTSLREAVPTLKGEKASRAQILKKTTECIQVMRRKIQANQKDVEDIKKQNAILEQQIRMLEEAKKGYVIDPNEYQQLNQEYQASAADSSDGDEQDFSRRSKKMKTSYQT is encoded by the exons ATGATAATGAGCGACGAAGAAAGGGATATTGACATTGAAAGTGAT GATGATAACGATTCGGATACTGGTGCACAGTCATCAAGGCATGCaagtacacaaaattttacgcAG GCTGAGAAGCGTGCACATCACAATGCTTTGGAACGGAAGAGACGTGACCATATAAAAGAGAGTTTTACAAGTCTACGTGAGGCAGTGCCAACACTTAAGGGTGAAAAG GCTAGCCGTGCACAAATACTGAAGAAAACAACAGAATGCATACAGGTAATGAGACGAAAGATACAAGCGAATCAAAAAGATGTCGAGGATATTAAGAAGCAAAATGCAATTTTGGAGCAACAAA TTCGCATGCTAGAGGAGGCCAAGAAAGGCTATGTGATAGACCCCAACGAATATCAACAATTGAATCAAGAGTATCAAGCTTCAGCGGCAGATAGTTCGGATGGCGATGAACAAGATTTCAGTCGTCGCAGCAAAAAGATGAAGACATCCTATCAAACATAG
- the LOC105216373 gene encoding transmembrane protein 19, which yields MDVHAWLPVIFCSLSIPLSLFMWLGNLAFSKFWHYNEFEEPPVIPPTRWLFSTLAPLTLMTIALRRKSVNYSGAALGIIFAFILSIANHAFFASLAAFFFTSSRATKFRASLKRKFEKDFKAGEGQRNWVQVLCNGGMATQLAILYLIDCGSCERAIDFSNEYRSSWLGVAVMSAFACCNGDTWASELGSVLSKKEPFLITTRRRVPRGTNGGVSVPGLVASLAGGLLVGFVYYITVRYTVDAHTLQAGPAQWPLIIFGGVAGLLGSLLDSLLGATMQYSGVDKEGKIVECPGVGVRHISGLRILDNHSVNLISSIVTGVTMPLIALKFWPMH from the exons ATGGACGTCCACGCCTGGTTGCCGGTGATCTTTTGCAGTCTCTCCATACCATTATCGTTATTCATGTGGTTGGGCAATTTGGCATTTTCGAAATTCTGgcattataatgagtttgaag AGCCGCCCGTTATACCGCCAACACGTTGGTTATTTTCAACATTAGCGCCGCTTACGCTTATGACAATTGCACTGCGCAGGAAATCCGTTAACTATTCCGGTGCTGCATTGGGCATCATATTTGCCTTTATTTTGTCCATCGCCAATCATGCATTCTTCGCTAGCTTAGCGGCATTTTTCTTCACTTCATCACGTGCCACCAAATTTCGTGCGAGTTTAAAGCGAAAATTCGAAAAGGACTTCAAGGCTG GTGAGGGTCAACGCAATTGGGTGCAGGTGTTGTGCAATGGCGGCATGGCGACACAGTTAGCCATATTATATCTCATAGATTGCGGTAGTTGTGAGCGTGCCATTGACTTCAGCAATGAGTATCGCTCCAGTTGGTTAGGCGTTGCAGTTATGA gcGCCTTCGCATGCTGTAATGGCGACACATGGGCTAGCGAACTCGGCAGTGTACTGTCCAAAAAGGAACCTTTCCTTATCACAACGCGTCGTCGTGTACCACGTGGCACTAATGGTGGTGTTTCTGTACCAGGTCTGGTGGCTAGTCTTGCTGGTGGCCTGCTAGTTGGTTTCGTCTACTACATAACTGTGCGTTATACCGTTGATGCGCATACCTTACAAGCGGGGCCTGCACAGTGGCCGCTTATTATATTTGGCGGCGTGGCTGGGTTGCTTGGTTCTTTGTTGGATTCATTACTCGGTGCTACAATGCAGTACTCTGGTGTGGATAAAGAAGGCAAAATTGTTGAATGTCCAGGAGTGGGTGTGCGCCATATTAGCGGTTTACGCATATTGGATAATCACAGTGTGAATTTGATTTCCAGCATTGTAACGGGTGTGACAATGCCTTTAATAGCGTTAAAGTTTTGGCCCATGCATTGA
- the LOC105216359 gene encoding ruvB-like helicase 2, whose product MADGDKIEVRDITRIERIGAHSHIRGLGLDDVLEARAVSQGMVGQKDARRAAGVVVQMVREGKIAGRCILLAGEPSTGKTAIAVGMAQALGTETPFTSMSGSEIYSLEMSKTEALSQALRKSIGVRIKEETEIIEGEVVEIQIDRPATGTGQKIGKVTLKTTEMETNYDLGNKIIECFMKEKIQAGDVITIDKASGKVTKLGRSFTRARDYDATGAQTRFVQCPEGELQKRKEVVHTVTLHEIDVINSRTHGFLALFSGDTGEIKQEIRDQINNKVLEWREEGKAEINPGVLFIDEVHMLDIECFSYLNRALESDMAPVVVMATNRGITRIRGTNYRSPHGIPIDLLDRMIIIRTVPYSEKEIKEILKIRCEEEDCLMHPDALTILTRIATDTSLRYAIQLITTANLVCRRRKATEVTTEDVKKVYSLFLDENRSSQILKEYQDEYMFNEIQEVNECEVVTKREEPGAGDEEAMEH is encoded by the exons ATGGCTGATGGTGATAAAATTGAAGTACGCGATATTACGCGCATCGAACGCATTGGCGCGCATTCGCATATACGCGGACTTGGTTTGGACGATGTGCTGGAAGCGCGTGCTGTCTCACAAGGCATGGTCGGGCAGAAAGATGCACGTCGTGCGGCCGGTGTGGTGGTACAAATGGTGCGTGAGGGTAAAATAGCTGGACGTTGTATTTTACTAGCTGGCGAACCTAGTACTGGCAAAACAGCAATTGCCGTGGGTATGGCACAGGCTTTGGGCACAGAGACACCATTCACCAGCATGTCTGGCTCAGAGATTTACTCGCTGGAGATGAGCAAAACTGAGGCACTATCACAGGCGCTGCGCAAAAGTATCGGTGTGCGCATTAAGGAGGAAACCGAAATTATCGAGGGTGAAGTGGTGGAAATACAAATAGATCGACCAGCAACGGGCACGGGTCAGAAGATTGGAAAG GTGACTTTAAAAACGACTGAAATGGAGACAAATTACGATTTGGGCAATAAGATCATAGAGTGctttatgaaagaaaaaatacaagCCGGCGATGTGATCACAATCGATAAAGCGTCCGGTAAAGTAACAAAATTGGGACGTAGTTTCACACGTGCACGCGATTATGATGCTACCGGCGCACAGACACGTTTCGTACAATGTCCCGAAGGTGAACTACAGAAGCGCAAGGAAGTTGTACACACTGTCACACTGCATGAAATCGATGTTATCAACAGTCGCACACACGGTTTTCTCGCGCTCTTCTCCGGCGACACAGGTGAAATTAAGCAAGAAATACGCGATCAAATCAACAATAAAGTGCTAGAGTGGCGTGAAGAGGGTAAAGCAGAAATCAATCCGGGCGTACTTTTCATTGACGAAGTACATATGCTAGATATTGAATGTTTCTCATATCTCAATCGCGCTTTGGAGTCGGATATGGCGCCGGTTGTCGTCATGGCCACAAATCGCGGCATCACACGCATACGCGGCACAAATTATCGCAGTCCACATGGCataccaatcgatttattgGATCGTATGATTATCATACGCACAGTGCCATATTCAGAGaaggaaattaaagaaatattaaaaatacgttgcGAAGAGGAGGATTGTCTAATGCATCCAGACGCATTGACCATTTTAACACGCATTGCAACAGACACCAGCCTACGTTATGCTATACAATTGATTACCACAGCGAATTTAGTGTGCCGACGACGCAAAGCGACGGAAGTAACCACAGAAGATGTGAAGAAAGTGTATTCACTATTCTTGGATGAGAATCGTTCCAGTCAGATATTGAAGGAATATCAGGATGAATATATGTTTAATGAAATACAGGAGGTCAACGAGTGTGAAGTAGTAACAAAACGTGAAGAACCTGGCGCTGGTGACGAGGAGGCAATGGAGCACTAA
- the LOC128921413 gene encoding uncharacterized protein LOC128921413 yields MESDEDELLASSPETSKSTTGSTSHSTPVVTAVGTNQGTRKPDVEASTSSAAKNTNQSVAGKSVDEVEIKRLQETVEEYESFLKRKQSKPLEENTKANSSQKRNRSLNEPQGTQLKKPRQGESEKNSTNAARHFSDVARDCLQVAIIDGNSSSPNTIQDRWVEIDVRLSGSVLSYVLDNPAGPHPEFDSSETLNGYRVIKCMNQSSLDFLTSSVDKISNAFESLQLRLIPASEIPKRPRVGIWLPPLEGNSKSATANLTTLISERGVDISLIQEPWVKEDTIKGLNSSNFNLFYMRNEGKPQPYTRALGQGGHDQRAKQQQF; encoded by the exons ATGGAATCCGATGAGGACGAGTTACTCGCCTCCAGCCCGGAGACGAGTAAGAGTACTACCGGGAGTACCAGCCACAGTACACCGGTTGTGACAGCAGTGGGTACCAATCAGGGTACTCGTAAGCCAGATGTGGAAGCTTCCACCTCCAGCGCCGCCAAGAACACCAACCAAAGT GTAGCCGGTAAATCCGTTGATGAAGTGGAGATAAAGAGGCTACAGGAAACAGTGGAGGAGTATGAAAGCTTCCTGAAAAGGAAGCAATCAAAACCACTGGAAGAGAATACGAAGGCGAACAGTTCCCAGAAAAGGAATCGCTCCCTCAATGAACCGCAAGGAACCCAGCTCAAGAAACCTAGGCAGGGTGAAAGCGAGAAGAATAGTACAAATGCTGCAAGACACTTCAGCGATGTAGCCAGGGACTGCCTACAGGTAGCCATTATCGACGGAAATTCATCCTCACCAAATACTATACAGGACAGATGGGTGGAGATCGACGTCAGATTGTCGGGTTCAGTGTTAAGCTATGTGCTCGACAATCCTGCGGGTCCTCATCCGGAGTTTGACTCTTCCGAAACCCTGAATGGTTACAGGGTGATCAAATGTATGAACCAGTCCTCTCTTGATTTCCTGACGAGTAGTGTAGATAAGATTAGCAACGCCTTTGAGAGCCTCCAATTGAGGCTTATACCCGCCAGTGAAATTCCAAAGAGGCCTCGTGTAGGCATTTGGTTACCCCCTTTGGAGGGAAACTCAAAGAGTGCTACAGCAAATCTGACTACCCTCATAAGTGAGAGGGGCGTCGACATCAGCCTTATACAAGAGCCCTGGGTCAAGGAGGACACGATCAAAGGGCTAAACAGCAGCAATTTTAATCTTTTCTATATGCGTAATGAAGGTAAACCTCAGCCTTATACAAGAGCCCTGGGTCAAGGAGGACACGATCAAAGGGCTAAACAGCAGCAATTTTAA
- the LOC105216337 gene encoding BET1 homolog encodes MRRNNYPYQPLNQTAGQSAQPHDALEEENERAAEELKHKIGALKSLTIDIGNEVRYQDKLLRGIDDDMDRTGGFLGNTMARVVRLGKNSGGRHMCYMFLFILFVFLILYVVIKIK; translated from the coding sequence ATGCGTCGTAATAACTATCCGTATCAACCTCTCAACCAGACGGCAGGTCAAAGTGCACAACCACACGACGCGCTGGAAGAGGAGAACGAACGCGCTGCTGAGGAACTAAAACATAAAATCGGTGCACTGAAGTCATTAACTATAGATATTGGCAATGAAGTACGCTATCAGGACAAGTTATTGCGTGGTATTGATGATGACATGGACAGAACGGGTGGATTTCTGGGTAACACAATGGCGCGCGTCGTACGTTTAGGGAAGAACAGTGGTGGCCGTCATATGTGCTACATGtttctttttatattgtttGTGTTTCTGATATTGTAcgttgttattaaaattaagtga
- the LOC105217566 gene encoding rho GTPase-activating protein gacF: MATRKLTTATLFYGLFCVAHAAALEPTLVNGTTTSAPATVSVNTSTTATTTTTTTPINTLDTTIVTPNETELELEVLDEPMARQAVEEGRAVTPIGTKDLDGRSAYINNQYVADESPLSYNDTSPPLYQFLQEQMEHILASSLPGEYRLENKESVSSNAVGKEMTVNGYGMPALQNAVSSPVFAYGSTNFQEEDDDMVGAYGKGPEDKYYQGTAPTKPSTLELPKPMKVHSVNTRPKLTHTATTTTTTTTTTEAPKAPSLGGYGGSQLSLAAAQQYKPQVSNNNNNNNNNNNNGYGTQHLSSYKPQIKEEYYTPNPSKYTYVRQNSTVHMRKRRITFKTVASASQIISTPLADLMFKYSIGVAKPSMAAGGNSLYEQDDQPIRNTISSGYNDNLDLPKHSYGGKISHSSHRKN, translated from the exons ATGGCTACACGAAAACTAACTACAGCAACACTATTCTACGGCTTGTTTTGTGTTG CGCACGCAGCCGCTTTGGAGCCTACGTTGGTTAATGGCACCACCACAAGCGCGCCTGCGACAGTGAGTGTCAACACGAGCACAACAGCCaccacaactacaactacaacaccaATCAATACTTTGGACACCACAATTGTAACACCAAACGAAACTGAGCTCGAACTCGAAGTGCTCGACGAGCCTATGGCGCGTCAGGCTGTTGAAGAGGGACGCGCTGTCACACCGATTGGCACCAAAGATTTAGATGGACGTAGCGCCTACATAAACAATCAATATGTGGCCGATGAATCACCGTTATCCTACAATGATACCTCGCCACCGCTCTATCAATTTCTGCAAGAACAAATGGAGCACATACTCGCTTCGAGTTTGCCCGGTGAATATCGTCTGGAGAATAAGGAGAGTGTCTCAAGCAATGCGGTTGGCAAGGAGATGACCGTTAATGGTTATGGTATGCCAGCGTTACAAAATGCTGTCAGCAGTCCGGTATTCGCTTATGGCAGCACTAATTTTCAGGAAGAAGATGATGATATGGTGGGCGCGTATGGTAAGGGTCCTGAAGATAAGTACTATCAAGGTACAGCGCCTACCAAACCGAGCACACTGGAGTTACCGAAACCAATGAAAGTACATAGCGTTAACACGCGTCCCAAATTGACACacacagcgacaacaacaacaacaaccaccacaaCCACAGAGGCACCGAAAGCGCCCAGCTTAGGTGGCTATGGTGGCAGTCAGTTGTCATTGGCCGCGGCACAGCAGTACAAACCACAAGTctccaacaataataataacaacaacaacaacaacaacaatggttaTGGCACACAACATCTGTCCAGCTATAAGCCCCAAATAAAGGAAGAGTACTACACACCCAACCCGAGCAAGTACACTTATGTGCGCCAAAATAGCACCGTACACATGCGCAAGCGGCGCATCACATTCAAGACGGTGGCGTCTGCCTCGCAGATTATCTCCACACCACTGGCAGATTTGATGTTCAAATATTCGATTGGTGTGGCCAAGCCCTCGATGGCGGCCGGTGGCAATTCTCTGTACGAGCAGGATGATCAACCCATACGTAATACCATATCCAGTGGCTACAATGATAATCTGGATCTGCCTAAGCATTCGTACGGCGGTAAAATTTCGCACAGCAGTCACAGAAAGAATTAG
- the LOC105216346 gene encoding lysophospholipid acyltransferase 5, translating into MSSVEAAALPALNLVGKLAQSFGVNEAALRLLLSIFAGYAFAIIYRKYVTFQHNKQLHHLYFVICGLLICLFNFGVDTYHSLIAITTTYVLARLLRGSPREFKILNFVFHMSYLLVGYYYTESDEYDILWTMPHCVLVLRLIGFGFDLADGLKEQDKLSKEQKESALAELPSPLELFAFAYLPCSFLIGPQFPYRRYKSFIEGEFKQHDGNMEAGLKRMSVGFVYLIVSQIGAVYFPNSYFLSDEYTQVSYFWRLAYLGVWAKVAIYKYVACWLLTEGALIMLGISYAGKKENGEHDWSGCSNVNLIILETGYTMQHYVHSFNINTNQWLGQYVYKRLKFLNNRTISYAAALGFLAVWHGFHSGYYMAFLNEYMTVTVEKQFASVWAKTNIDMYADIVSPPFVYPALKYFVQKLYDLFVIGWCMTPFILLSYSRWMKAYSAVNYFVLIGVIVWTIFYQTYKYYARAAKRREQDSTFGRATTLSPTINADAHDKRD; encoded by the exons ATGTCGTCCGTGGAGGCTGCCGCGTTGCCAGCGCTGAACCTAGTCGGAAAGCTGGCGCAGTCATTTGGTGTGAATGAGGCTGCACTGCGCTTGTTGCTCTCAATTTTTGCcg GCTATGCATTTGCTATAATATATCGCAAATATGTCACATTTCAGCACAATAAACAACTGCATCACCTGTATTTCGTCATTTGCGGTTTGCTGATTTGTCTCTTCAATTTTGGCGTTGACACATATCATTCACTCATTGCAATCACCACAACTTATGTACTGGCGCGTTTACTACGTGGCAGCCCACGTGAATTCAAAATTCTCAATTTCGTTTTCCATATGTCATATTTGCTTGTTGGCTACTATTACACGGAAAGTGATGAATATGATATACTTTGGACAATGCCGCATTGTGTGTTGGTGCTGCGTTTAATCGGTTTCGGTTTTGATTTGGCAGATGGTCTGAAAGAGCAAGACAAACTTTCAAAAGAACAAAAGGAGAGTGCGCTTGCAGAGCTACCCTCACCACTTGAGCTCTTTGCATTCGCTTATCTACCTTGTTCGTTTCTAATTGGACCACAATTTCCATATCGGCGTTATAAGAGTTTTATCGAGGGCGAATTCAAGCAGCATGATGGCAACATGGAGGCAGGCCTTAAACGTATGTCCGTAGGATTTGTGTACTTAATTGTTAGCCAAATTGGTGCCGTATATTTCCCGAACTCCTATTTCCTTTCGGATGAATATACGCAGGTGTCATATTTTTGGCGTCTAGCCTACTTGGGCGTGTGGGCGAAAGTGGCAATTTACAAGTATGTGGCCTGCTGGCTGCTAACGGAGGGTGCGCTCATAATGTtgg GCATATCCTATGCGGGCAAAAAGGAAAATGGCGAACACGATTGGTCTGGTTGTTCTAATGTAAATCTGATCATATTGGAGACCGGCTACACTATGCAACATTATGTGCATTCATTCAATATTAATACAAATCAATGGCTTGGACAATATGTTTATAAGCGACTTAAATTTCTTAATAATCGCACGATTAGTTATGCTGCAGCTTTGGGTTTCTTGGCTGTGTGGCATGGCTTCCACAGCGGCTACTACATGGCTTTCCTCAATGAATACATGACAGTGACGGTGGAGAAACAa TTTGCCAGCGTCTGGGCGAAAACCAATATTGACATGTACGCTGATATCGTTAGTCCACCATTTGTTTACCCAGCACTTAAGTACTTCGTTCAAAAACTTTACGACCTCTTCGTTATCGGTTGGTGCATGACACCCTTTATCTTGCTAAGCTACTCACGTTGGATGAAGGCATATAGCGCGGTGAATTATTTTGTGTTGATTGGTGTGATTGTTTGGACAATTTTCTATCAAACATACAAATACTATGCACGTGCCGCAAAACGACGTGAGCAAGATTCAACCTTTGGACGTGCAACAACACTTTCGCCAACAATTAATGCTGACGCACATGATAAAAGAGATTAG